DNA from Pirellulales bacterium:
GGCTAAGCGCGGGCATTTTCACGCAGGATATCGATTGGGCCATCCGCTTCGCCCGCGAGGTCGAATCGGGCAATCTGCACATCAATTGGGGGCCCGGCTGGCGGGCCGACCTGATGCCCTACGGCGGATTGAAGGAAAGCGGCATGGGCAAGGAGGGCCCGAAGTACGCGATCGCCGAGATGACCGAGCTGAAGAGCGTGGTCATCCACGGCAGCTAGACGAGGCGGAACGCCTAAGCGACTTCTGCGCCTGCGGCGCCCGGACAACGAGTTGTCCGGGCCGCCCGGCGGGGCTGGCCGTTTGCGGATTCAGAGCGCGACGGGTCCTCCGCCCGGCCCGGAAAACACGGCGTCCCGGCAGGCTCGGCGTCTGTACCGGCTATCTCCGGCCGGCTATAGTCGAGGTTTCGGCATGTGCGTTCAGGGCCTGGCTGGGCGCCCACCCATGCATTTGCCGATCGTGTACGAACTGCGGGCACTGTAGGTTCGTATCAGCTTGCAGTGCAGTAGCGCTCGAGGGGCATACTGCGCCCGTTCGGGTCCTGTAGCACACCCTCGGTTTGCCGGGCCATTCATTCTTATTTCCTTATCTCGGAAGGTGTTCGAGGCTCTCTATGCCGACAGCGACCAGCACCGCAACCGCATCAGGCGGCAAGCCAGCCGCCGACCAGGTTGTCGTCGAAACTCGCAACCTGTCGAAAATCTATCGCGACTTCTGGGGCCGCCAGAAAGTGCGGGCTCTCAAGGCGCTCGACCTGGAAGTGCGCCGCGGAGAGATATTCGGCCTCTTAGGACCGAACGGCTCGGGCAAGACGACCACGATCAAGCTGCTTTTGGGGCTGCTCTTCCCCACCAGCGGCGAGGCATTGGTCTTCGGAAAGCAGGCCACCGACGTCACGAAGAACGAACGCATCGGTTACCTGCCCGAAGAATCGTATCTCTATCGATTTTTGAACGCCGAAGAGACGCTCGACTTTTACGGCCGGCTGTTCGACATGCCCGCCAAGATCCGCAAGGAGCGCACGCAGGAATTGATCGACCTGGTGGGCCTGCGGTGGGCGAAGCGTCGGCAGTTGCGCGAATACTCCAAAGGCATGACGCGGCGTATCGGCCTGGCCCAGGCGCTGATCAACGACCCGGAACTGATCGTGCTCGACGAGCCGACGTCCGGGCTCGATCCGATCGGCACCCGCGAGATCAAGGACCTGATCCTCAAGCTGCGGGATCAAGGCAAGACCGTGCTGTTGTGCAGCCACCTGCTGCCCGACGTGCAGGACGTCTGCGACCGCATCGCGATTCTGTACCAGGGCGAACTGAAGGAGCTGGGCCGCGTCGACACGCTGCTGAAATTGCGCGAGGTGACCGAAATTCGCACCACGGCGCTCGATGACGCAGCCAAGGCCGAGATCGAGGCGGTCGTCCGCCGGCACCAGGGTAACGTACTGAAAATCGACAACCCAACCACGACGTTGGAAGAACTGTTCCTGGGCATCGTGCGTGAAAGCGAAGCGCATCCGGGCCGACGCCCCACGGAGAAGACTTAAGCGTACAGGCGCGGCGGGTCTCTTTGTCCGTATTTCGCCGCGAATGCATTGAGGCATGTCATTGATTATTCCGCCGACTTCGGCGACGGCCGTCGGGTCTTATCAATACGATTTCATCCCTTAATCGTCCTTACTCTCTTTCATGGTCCTCGAACACGAACCGCTACCCTTTGAGCAGTGGCTGGCCGAGAGCCTGCCGTTGTGGCTGGCGACGATCGGTGCCTTGGCACTGGGCATTCTCATCGTCGGATTCCTCTTTACGGCCGTGGTGAACGGCCCGATACGCGCCGGCGACACGATTTATCGGCTGTTGGCCGGAGGATTGATCGATCTGGTAAAGATCTCGCCGCGGCGCGTGATCGCCCTGGCCCGTCTGGCCGTGCAGGAATCGTTGCGGCGCCGCGTGCTGGCCGGGCTGGCCGTGTTCGTCGTGATCCTGGCGTTCGCCATCTGGTTTCTTGACGCGCGCACCCCCGATCCCGCGAAGCTCTACCTGAGCTTCGTGCTCACCGCCACGACCTGGCTGGTGATGATCATGATGGTGTTCTTGAGCGCTTTCAGCCTGCCGAACGACATCAAGAACCATACGATTTACACCATCGTCACCAAGCCGGTGCGACCGAGCGAGATCGTGCTGGGCCGTATCGTCGGCTTTACGGCCGTGGGAACGGCGCTTTTGGCCATCATGGGGTTCTTTAGCTACGTTTTCGTCGTGCGTGCCCTGAATCACACGCACGACTTGTCGATGGGCGATCTGGCACCAACGGCCGCGCAGGGCGAACTGTCCGGCCGCACGGGTCTGACGCGCAATCACTTTCATCCGGTTACGGTCGATGCCGAAGGCAATGGCGTGACGGACACCGCCCAGGGGCACTGGCACGAAGTGACGGCTTCGGGCGCGGGCACGAGCGCATCGCTTACTGTCGGCCCGCCGCAGGGGCAATTTCATGCCCGAGTGCCCATTTACGGCAAGCTGCAATTCTTCAACCAGGCCGGGCAGCCCGTCGAGAAAGGAATCAACGTCGGCAACGAGTGGACGTACCGCAGCTATATCGAGGGGGGAACGCGTGCGGCCGCGCGGTGGCGCTTCAAAGACGTCCGCCGCGAGGATTTTCCCAAGGGCTTGCGACTGAACATGACAATCAGCGTGTTCCGTTCGCACAAGGGAAACATCGAGCAGACCGTCGTCGGCAGCTATACGCTCCGCAATCCGCGCACGGGCGTCACTTCGCCGGGTCAGAATTTCTTCGCCAAGGAATACGCCATCGACGATCGGGAGGTTCCCGAGAAGTTCAAGGATCCCACCGGCAAGGACAAGACGCTCGATTGGTACGACGATCTGGTCGACAACGGCGAACTGGAAATCGAGCTCTCGTGCTTGCAGGGAGGTCAGTATTTCGGCATGGCTCAGCCGGACCTGTACCTGCTGCCGCGCGAAGGCTCGTTCGAAGCGAACTTCGTGAAGGGTTACATCGGTATTTGGCTGCAGATGCTGCTGGTCACGGCCTTTGGCGTGATGTGGAGCACATTCCTCAATGGATCGGTGGCCATGCTGGCGACGCTGATGACGCTGATCGCGGGGCTGTTCGCCCCCTGGGTGCAGGAGCTTGCCAGCGGCAAGGTGATCGGCGGCAATACGTTCGAAGCGGCCTTCCGCATCGTCACACAAACCGGCATCACGGCCCCGTTGGACGAGAATCTGACGACCTCGGTTGTTCAGGGGTTGGACGCAGCCACGTTGTGGCCCATGAAGATCATTGCCAACCTGCTGCCTGACATCAGCAGGTTCGACGATTCGAGTTATGTCGCGGAAGGTTTCGATATCCCCGCATACGTTCTGGCCGAGAACTCGTTGACCGTGCTCGGCTTCGTCGTCCCACTATTTATCTTCGGATTCTTGTTCTTGAAGATGCGCGAGGTGGCCAAATGAACCAGCGCCCATTCATTCGCAAACTTGTGTATCTGGCATTGTTGGTGGTGCTGCTGGTGCCGCTTTCGCTGTTGAGCATGCCGGCGCGATACGCCACGCCCGACGAGCCGGGCAGCGCCGGCGGCATGCTGGCCCGACTGCGCGAAGAATACAAGCTGGGTCAGGCCAACCTCGGGCAAGTCGATCCCACCAGCGAAACGATCAAGCTGGCCACGCTAGGCATGCGCAACATCGCCGCGACGCTGCTGTGGAAAAAAGCCAACGACTCGAAAATGCGCGAGGACTGGACCGCGTTCTCGGCCACGGCCGAACAGATCATCAAGGTGCAGCCGAACTTTCCCACCGTCTGGCAATTTCAGGGGTGGAACCTGTCCTACAACATCTCGGCCGAGTTCGACGACGTTCGTGACCGTTATTTCTGGGTGATGAAGGGCATCCGGTTCCTGCAGGATGGCGTGGCCTACAACGATGCCGCTCCGCGGCTGGTCTGGTTCGTGGGCTGGGTGCTGTCGCAAAAGATCGGCATGGCTGACGAGAAAGTGCAGTATCGGCGCTATTTCCGCGAGGACACCGACTTCCACGGCACGCGACCGCTCGACCAGCGCGACAACTGGCTGGTCGGCCGCGAATGGTATCTCGATGCCGAACGCACGGCCGAACGCGAGGAGATGCTCGACAAGCTGAATCCGCTC
Protein-coding regions in this window:
- a CDS encoding ABC transporter ATP-binding protein is translated as MPTATSTATASGGKPAADQVVVETRNLSKIYRDFWGRQKVRALKALDLEVRRGEIFGLLGPNGSGKTTTIKLLLGLLFPTSGEALVFGKQATDVTKNERIGYLPEESYLYRFLNAEETLDFYGRLFDMPAKIRKERTQELIDLVGLRWAKRRQLREYSKGMTRRIGLAQALINDPELIVLDEPTSGLDPIGTREIKDLILKLRDQGKTVLLCSHLLPDVQDVCDRIAILYQGELKELGRVDTLLKLREVTEIRTTALDDAAKAEIEAVVRRHQGNVLKIDNPTTTLEELFLGIVRESEAHPGRRPTEKT
- a CDS encoding ABC transporter permease — encoded protein: MVLEHEPLPFEQWLAESLPLWLATIGALALGILIVGFLFTAVVNGPIRAGDTIYRLLAGGLIDLVKISPRRVIALARLAVQESLRRRVLAGLAVFVVILAFAIWFLDARTPDPAKLYLSFVLTATTWLVMIMMVFLSAFSLPNDIKNHTIYTIVTKPVRPSEIVLGRIVGFTAVGTALLAIMGFFSYVFVVRALNHTHDLSMGDLAPTAAQGELSGRTGLTRNHFHPVTVDAEGNGVTDTAQGHWHEVTASGAGTSASLTVGPPQGQFHARVPIYGKLQFFNQAGQPVEKGINVGNEWTYRSYIEGGTRAAARWRFKDVRREDFPKGLRLNMTISVFRSHKGNIEQTVVGSYTLRNPRTGVTSPGQNFFAKEYAIDDREVPEKFKDPTGKDKTLDWYDDLVDNGELEIELSCLQGGQYFGMAQPDLYLLPREGSFEANFVKGYIGIWLQMLLVTAFGVMWSTFLNGSVAMLATLMTLIAGLFAPWVQELASGKVIGGNTFEAAFRIVTQTGITAPLDENLTTSVVQGLDAATLWPMKIIANLLPDISRFDDSSYVAEGFDIPAYVLAENSLTVLGFVVPLFIFGFLFLKMREVAK